In Flagellatimonas centrodinii, a single window of DNA contains:
- a CDS encoding TerB family tellurite resistance protein, translated as MMLSKVWQRLRSELHNEASPPSESAQQQAIAVLLHEVAHADFHHAQVEIDQLLRELGEAFSLAPAAAEQLRRDAAETAEGTASLHRLIDTLNATLDADGKRALLARLWRVALADEVLDPHEEALIRKLSDLLFVPHAVFVQERLRALGEPL; from the coding sequence ATGATGCTGTCGAAGGTCTGGCAACGACTTCGGTCGGAACTGCATAACGAGGCCTCACCGCCGTCGGAGAGCGCGCAGCAGCAGGCGATCGCCGTTCTGCTCCATGAAGTAGCCCATGCCGACTTCCACCATGCGCAGGTGGAGATCGATCAGCTGCTTCGCGAACTTGGCGAGGCATTCAGTTTGGCACCGGCCGCGGCGGAGCAGCTGCGTCGTGATGCCGCCGAGACCGCCGAGGGCACGGCATCGCTGCATCGACTCATCGATACCCTCAACGCCACGCTTGATGCCGACGGCAAACGCGCGCTGTTGGCCCGGCTGTGGCGGGTGGCGCTGGCTGACGAGGTGCTGGACCCGCATGAAGAGGCATTGATCCGCAAGCTAAGTGACTTGCTTTTTGTCCCCCATGCAGTGTTCGTGCAGGAGCGCCTGCGGGCGCTGGGTGAGCCGTTGTAG
- the gspE gene encoding type II secretion system ATPase GspE: MSEQQTTATEHLPLLRPSFVFARKHGVIVAEDLGSHVLAVIRTGAPVEAIQETRRFVGRPLKLRAVAPDEFDALLQRTYEGQTAASSALIDGMESIDDLDSLAQALQENQDLLESNDDAPVIKFINGLLVEAIKENASDIHIESFETRLQIRFRVDGVLREVLAPPRSLAPRLVSRIKVMAKLDIAEKRLPQDGRISRAFGGRKVDVRVSTIPTGQQSERVVLRILDKQTERLDLEHLGMLPEQTALLRRLIYRPYGIILVTGPTGSGKTTTLYSALSVLNDRSRNIMTVEDPIEYNIDGIGQTQVNGKVDMTFARGLRAILRQDPDVVMVGEIRDLETAQIAVQASQTGHLVLSTLHTNTAVGAVTRLRDMGVEPYQLSSSLIGLMAQRLVRTLCAHCKTPHEATPTEKEQLAVPVDAPLTLYRPAGCPLCRHTGFLGRSGIHELIEIDRNFETLIHDEASEQSMEQHARSRTPGILQSGRAKVLAGQTTLQEVLRVTIEE; encoded by the coding sequence ATGAGCGAGCAGCAGACGACGGCGACCGAACACCTGCCGCTGTTGAGGCCATCGTTCGTTTTTGCCCGCAAACATGGCGTGATCGTCGCCGAGGATCTGGGCAGTCACGTGCTGGCCGTGATTCGCACTGGCGCACCGGTGGAAGCGATCCAGGAAACTCGCCGCTTCGTCGGACGCCCGCTCAAGCTGAGAGCCGTGGCACCGGACGAGTTCGATGCGCTGTTGCAACGTACTTACGAGGGGCAGACCGCCGCCAGCTCGGCATTGATCGATGGCATGGAGTCGATCGACGACCTCGATAGCCTGGCGCAGGCGCTGCAGGAGAACCAGGACCTGCTGGAGTCGAACGACGACGCGCCAGTCATCAAATTCATCAACGGCCTGCTGGTGGAGGCGATCAAGGAGAACGCTTCCGATATCCATATCGAAAGCTTCGAAACCCGGCTGCAGATCCGTTTCCGGGTGGACGGTGTGCTGCGCGAGGTATTGGCACCGCCGAGATCGCTGGCCCCCCGGCTGGTGTCGCGTATCAAGGTGATGGCCAAGCTCGATATCGCCGAAAAGCGGTTGCCGCAGGACGGACGTATCTCGCGCGCATTCGGCGGTCGCAAGGTGGATGTTCGGGTCTCCACGATTCCCACCGGTCAGCAAAGCGAGCGTGTGGTGCTGCGCATTCTCGACAAGCAGACCGAGCGCCTCGACCTCGAACACCTCGGCATGTTGCCGGAGCAGACTGCACTGCTGCGACGGCTGATCTATCGTCCCTATGGGATCATCCTGGTTACCGGTCCCACCGGCTCCGGCAAGACCACCACGCTCTATTCGGCGTTGTCGGTACTCAACGATCGCAGCCGCAACATCATGACGGTCGAAGATCCGATCGAGTACAACATTGACGGCATCGGCCAGACCCAGGTCAACGGCAAGGTCGACATGACCTTTGCCCGTGGTCTGCGCGCGATCCTGCGACAGGACCCGGACGTGGTCATGGTCGGCGAAATTCGCGACCTCGAAACCGCCCAGATTGCGGTACAGGCCTCGCAGACCGGTCACCTGGTGCTGTCCACCCTGCATACCAACACGGCGGTGGGAGCGGTGACCCGCCTCCGTGACATGGGCGTGGAGCCCTATCAGCTGTCGTCGTCGCTGATCGGCCTGATGGCGCAGCGGTTGGTGCGGACGCTCTGCGCCCACTGCAAGACACCGCACGAGGCCACCCCAACCGAGAAAGAGCAACTGGCGGTGCCCGTCGATGCGCCATTGACCCTATACCGCCCCGCCGGCTGCCCACTGTGCCGTCATACCGGGTTCCTTGGCCGCAGCGGCATTCATGAGCTGATCGAAATCGATCGCAACTTCGAGACGCTGATTCACGACGAGGCCAGCGAGCAGTCGATGGAACAACACGCCCGCAGTCGCACGCCCGGCATTCTGCAATCGGGTCGCGCCAAGGTGCTGGCCGGCCAGACCACGCTGCAGGAAGTGCTGCGCGTCACGATCGAAGAATAG
- the lon gene encoding endopeptidase La has product MAIPLFVGREKSIKALTAAMQDDKRILLVAQRTADVDDPTPDDLYSVGTLASILQMLKLPDGTVKVLVEGVRRARIQSWQLEGEFLNAECQPLAEDLTAITDNRELDALTRSTLAQFEHYTKLNKKVPAELLPSLASMDAPGRLADTIAAHLSLKLEDKQKVLEIESSKARLEHVFAELEGEIDVLQIEKKIRGRVKHQMEKNQREYYLNEQMKAIQKELGDSEEGPSEQEELAEKIEKSGMPKEAKNKARAEFNKLKMMPPMSAEATVVRNYLDVLTQVPWKKRSKTVIDLEACQKKLDEDHYGLEKVKERIVEYLAVQSRVKKVKGPILCLVGPPGVGKTSLGRSIAESVNRKFTRMALGGVRDEAEIRGHRRTYIGSMPGKIVQNLSKVGTKNPLFLLDEIDKMSTDFRGDPASALLEVLDPEQNHTFQDHYLEVDVDLSDVMFVATANTLNIPGPLLDRMEIIRIPGYTEDEKTNIARKYLLPKQVRENGLKDGELKISEKGIRHIVRHYTREAGVRKLEQHLGKICRQVVKQLLLKPSSKTVSITEKNVNKYLGVEQFRYGRAEEQNRIGQVTGLAWTEVGGELLTIEAALAPGKGKLTQTGSLGTVMQESIQAALTVVRSRARELGIDPKFNETQDLHVHVPEGATPKDGPSAGGAMCTALVSALTGIAVRSDVAMTGEITLRGEILPIGGLKEKLLAAQRGGIRTVLIPQENAKDLAEIPESVKAALRIEPVRWIEDVLKVALERLPDPLPETPPPPAAAVGSAELPRAH; this is encoded by the coding sequence ATGGCGATTCCCCTGTTCGTGGGTCGGGAGAAATCCATCAAGGCCCTGACGGCCGCCATGCAGGACGACAAGCGCATTCTGCTGGTCGCCCAGCGCACCGCCGATGTCGATGACCCGACCCCGGATGACCTCTATTCGGTCGGCACCCTGGCCAGCATCCTGCAGATGTTGAAACTGCCCGACGGTACGGTGAAGGTACTGGTGGAAGGCGTGCGTCGCGCCCGCATCCAGAGCTGGCAATTGGAAGGCGAATTCCTCAATGCCGAGTGCCAGCCCCTGGCCGAAGACCTGACCGCCATTACCGACAACCGCGAGTTGGACGCACTGACCCGCTCGACTCTGGCGCAGTTCGAGCACTACACCAAGCTCAACAAGAAGGTGCCGGCCGAGCTGCTGCCGTCCCTGGCCAGTATGGATGCCCCCGGGCGTCTGGCAGACACCATCGCTGCCCACCTGTCGCTGAAACTCGAGGACAAGCAGAAGGTCCTCGAAATCGAATCCTCGAAGGCGCGGCTGGAGCACGTGTTCGCTGAGCTCGAGGGCGAGATCGACGTGCTGCAGATCGAAAAGAAGATCCGTGGCCGGGTCAAGCACCAGATGGAAAAGAACCAGCGCGAGTACTACCTGAACGAGCAGATGAAGGCCATTCAGAAAGAACTCGGCGACAGCGAGGAAGGCCCCAGCGAGCAGGAAGAGCTTGCCGAGAAGATCGAGAAATCGGGGATGCCCAAGGAGGCCAAGAACAAGGCCCGCGCTGAGTTCAACAAGCTGAAAATGATGCCGCCGATGTCAGCGGAAGCCACGGTGGTGCGCAACTACCTCGACGTGCTCACCCAGGTGCCGTGGAAAAAGCGCAGCAAGACCGTCATCGACCTGGAGGCATGCCAGAAAAAGCTCGACGAGGACCACTACGGGCTGGAGAAAGTCAAAGAGCGCATCGTCGAATATCTGGCGGTGCAGAGCCGCGTGAAAAAGGTGAAGGGTCCGATCCTCTGCCTGGTCGGGCCACCGGGCGTGGGCAAGACCTCGCTCGGCCGGTCCATCGCCGAATCGGTCAACCGCAAGTTCACGCGCATGGCGCTGGGCGGCGTGCGCGACGAGGCCGAGATCCGCGGTCATCGCCGGACCTACATCGGCTCGATGCCGGGCAAGATCGTGCAGAACCTGTCCAAGGTCGGCACCAAGAATCCGCTGTTCCTGCTCGACGAAATCGACAAGATGAGCACCGATTTCCGCGGCGACCCGGCCTCGGCCTTGCTGGAAGTGCTCGACCCGGAACAGAACCACACCTTCCAGGACCACTACCTGGAAGTGGACGTCGATCTGTCTGACGTCATGTTCGTGGCAACTGCCAATACCCTGAACATCCCCGGCCCCCTCCTGGACCGCATGGAGATCATCCGCATTCCGGGATACACCGAGGACGAGAAAACCAACATCGCCCGCAAATACCTGTTGCCCAAGCAGGTGCGCGAGAACGGCCTCAAGGACGGTGAGCTCAAGATCAGCGAGAAGGGCATCCGCCACATCGTGCGCCACTACACCCGCGAGGCGGGCGTGCGCAAGCTGGAACAGCACCTTGGCAAGATCTGCCGTCAGGTGGTCAAGCAGCTGCTGCTCAAACCGAGCAGCAAGACGGTGAGCATCACCGAAAAGAACGTCAACAAGTATCTCGGCGTCGAGCAGTTCCGGTACGGGCGGGCGGAAGAGCAGAACCGCATCGGCCAGGTTACCGGGCTGGCGTGGACCGAGGTCGGCGGTGAACTGCTGACCATTGAAGCGGCGCTTGCACCCGGCAAGGGCAAGCTGACCCAGACTGGCTCGCTGGGCACGGTGATGCAGGAGTCGATCCAGGCCGCGCTGACGGTGGTGCGGTCACGCGCACGGGAGCTGGGGATCGACCCCAAGTTCAATGAAACGCAGGACCTTCATGTTCACGTTCCAGAGGGCGCGACCCCCAAGGATGGCCCCTCGGCCGGCGGTGCCATGTGCACGGCCCTGGTCTCGGCGCTCACCGGAATCGCGGTGCGCAGTGATGTCGCCATGACCGGCGAGATCACCCTGCGCGGCGAAATTCTCCCGATCGGCGGCCTCAAGGAAAAGCTCCTGGCTGCCCAGCGCGGCGGCATCCGGACCGTGCTGATCCCGCAGGAGAATGCCAAGGATCTTGCGGAGATTCCCGAATCGGTGAAAGCCGCCTTGCGGATCGAACCGGTGCGCTGGATCGAGGACGTGCTGAAGGTGGCACTGGAACGACTGCCAGACCCCCTGCCGGAGACGCCGCCGCCGCCGGCAGCGGCCGTGGGCAGCGCCGAACTTCCCCGCGCACACTGA
- a CDS encoding HU family DNA-binding protein yields MNKTELIAAIADKADLSKADAGRAVDALFEVVGKALKKKDKVSLVGFGTFMLRERAARTGRNPKTGAPLKIKASKTPAFKAGKALKDLIK; encoded by the coding sequence ATGAATAAAACGGAACTGATCGCGGCCATCGCTGACAAGGCGGACCTGTCGAAGGCTGACGCGGGTCGTGCGGTTGACGCACTGTTTGAAGTGGTTGGCAAGGCGCTGAAGAAGAAGGACAAGGTGTCGCTGGTCGGTTTCGGTACGTTCATGCTGCGCGAGCGCGCTGCCCGGACCGGCCGTAACCCGAAGACCGGCGCCCCGCTGAAGATCAAGGCCAGCAAGACGCCGGCATTTAAGGCTGGCAAGGCGCTCAAGGACCTGATAAAGTAG
- a CDS encoding DCC1-like thiol-disulfide oxidoreductase family protein — MLDRLDPDRWPRLHAVLGTDLRSLALFRVLLGATLLGLTLAQLGDIGTLYGDVGVAPRHTILETSASWTVSLHFINGSLLATLLFALAQTLAALCLTFGRGTRVATIFSLVLWASWMSRYPLLPGQGDAILALLLLWSLWLPLGARYSVDAALSTRAPPEDPRHLSVGSVGLLLNVALIFIVTALRMSPEWRSTATALAAWHPSAAMPDTLAALATLTSWNLLLFGTPLLLLSPLAGRWGRYLRVLLLALAAFLLLAAGALPGPAGPVYCACLAALAAFIPADVWAALARRPRARRAVTLYYDEHCPFCLKSVQLLQVFLALQHATLVPAQSRARTATLMEKHQSWVVIDDNDQAHLKWAAMVALLRASPLFPGLDQLLALPLWNRPGDALYDAVARHRGRLGALTAILWPRQPVQFVPATMAQRFATLFLLLTLGWQTASLVGATGAQSLLRPLLAPLHLDSRWGTPLEQLPTHNDWLVVTGETADGHVQNLLAADEVIDYRRPSATQAEASFRWRRYWQQLTLPANARHREGYAALLCLQANGPHPDDRLPGANALLRVQIDHVVAPRGRGGAERTTLWQQSCFGNGSPNLHHRD; from the coding sequence ATGCTCGACCGCCTCGATCCGGACCGTTGGCCCCGTCTGCACGCGGTCCTCGGCACCGACCTGCGGTCGCTGGCCCTGTTCAGGGTACTGCTCGGCGCCACCCTGCTCGGCCTGACGCTGGCGCAGCTGGGGGATATCGGCACGCTGTATGGCGATGTCGGCGTTGCGCCCCGTCACACCATCCTCGAAACCAGCGCTTCCTGGACGGTGTCGCTGCATTTCATCAATGGCAGCCTACTGGCCACTCTGTTGTTCGCGCTGGCCCAGACCCTGGCCGCGCTGTGCCTGACCTTCGGTCGCGGGACCCGGGTCGCCACGATCTTCAGTCTGGTGCTGTGGGCGTCGTGGATGAGTCGCTATCCGCTGCTGCCGGGCCAGGGCGATGCGATCCTGGCGCTACTGCTGCTGTGGTCGCTATGGCTACCCCTGGGCGCGCGCTATTCGGTCGATGCCGCCCTGTCGACCCGCGCACCACCGGAAGATCCCCGTCATTTGTCCGTGGGCAGTGTCGGCCTGCTGCTCAACGTGGCACTGATCTTCATCGTCACCGCGCTGCGGATGAGCCCCGAATGGCGGAGTACCGCAACCGCACTGGCGGCTTGGCACCCCTCGGCCGCCATGCCCGACACCCTCGCGGCACTTGCGACGCTGACCAGCTGGAACCTGCTGCTGTTCGGCACACCACTGTTGCTGCTGAGCCCGTTGGCCGGCCGTTGGGGCCGCTATCTGCGGGTCCTCCTGCTGGCACTGGCGGCCTTCCTGCTGCTGGCCGCCGGTGCGCTCCCTGGTCCGGCCGGGCCGGTGTACTGCGCCTGTCTCGCCGCCCTGGCTGCGTTCATCCCCGCCGATGTCTGGGCTGCGCTGGCGCGACGCCCACGGGCGCGGCGCGCGGTCACGCTTTACTACGATGAGCACTGTCCTTTCTGCCTCAAATCGGTGCAGTTGCTGCAGGTGTTTCTGGCACTGCAACACGCCACACTGGTCCCCGCCCAATCACGGGCGCGAACGGCCACGCTGATGGAAAAACATCAGTCCTGGGTCGTGATCGACGACAACGACCAGGCACATTTGAAGTGGGCTGCCATGGTCGCCCTGCTACGGGCCTCTCCGCTGTTTCCCGGCCTCGACCAGCTGCTCGCCCTGCCCCTCTGGAACCGCCCCGGCGATGCTCTGTATGACGCGGTGGCACGCCATCGGGGACGGCTCGGGGCGCTGACCGCGATCCTCTGGCCACGGCAGCCGGTACAATTCGTGCCGGCCACCATGGCGCAGCGATTCGCCACCCTGTTCCTGTTGCTGACATTGGGATGGCAAACCGCATCGCTTGTCGGTGCCACTGGCGCCCAAAGCCTGCTACGCCCGCTACTGGCACCCCTGCATCTGGACAGCCGCTGGGGCACCCCACTGGAACAGCTGCCGACCCACAACGACTGGCTGGTGGTGACGGGAGAAACCGCCGATGGCCATGTGCAGAATCTGCTTGCCGCCGACGAGGTCATCGACTACCGACGTCCTTCGGCAACACAGGCCGAGGCGTCCTTTCGCTGGCGCCGCTACTGGCAGCAGCTGACCCTGCCGGCCAACGCGCGCCATCGTGAGGGTTATGCCGCCCTGCTCTGCCTTCAAGCCAACGGCCCGCACCCGGATGACCGCCTGCCCGGCGCCAATGCGCTGCTTCGGGTCCAGATCGACCACGTGGTGGCACCGCGTGGTCGCGGTGGCGCCGAGCGCACCACCCTATGGCAGCAGTCCTGCTTCGGGAACGGGTCGCCGAACCTCCATCATCGGGACTGA
- a CDS encoding TatD family hydrolase has translation MIDIGANLANACFDADREAVLQRARAAGVEHIVITGSCRDSNALAAEIVTTDPDFLSATAGVHPHHARDWEDADARLIRALAADGRVVSLGECGLDYFRDVSPRPAQHRAFEAQLALAAELGLPLFLHQRDAHADFLALLRPWRPRLAAVVVHCFTDTADALRDYLDLDCHIGLTGWVCDERRGQHLLPLARAIPADRLLVETDAPYLLPRSLPKPMQKAAGRRNEPAFLPWVIAALAAARDDTPAALAAQTAANARQFFGLGQAASISR, from the coding sequence ATGATCGACATCGGGGCCAATCTGGCGAACGCCTGCTTCGATGCGGACCGTGAAGCGGTGCTGCAGCGCGCACGCGCTGCCGGTGTCGAGCACATCGTCATCACCGGCAGCTGTCGGGACAGCAATGCGCTGGCTGCCGAGATCGTGACGACGGATCCGGACTTTCTGTCGGCTACCGCCGGTGTCCATCCACACCACGCCCGCGACTGGGAGGACGCCGACGCCAGATTGATCCGCGCGCTGGCCGCGGACGGCCGCGTCGTCAGTCTCGGCGAATGTGGCCTCGATTATTTCCGCGATGTCTCACCACGCCCGGCCCAGCATCGGGCATTCGAGGCACAGCTGGCACTGGCAGCCGAACTCGGGCTGCCGCTGTTCCTGCATCAGCGCGATGCGCATGCCGACTTCCTGGCGCTGCTGCGGCCGTGGCGTCCCCGGCTTGCTGCGGTGGTGGTCCACTGTTTCACCGACACGGCCGACGCACTGCGCGACTACCTCGACCTGGACTGCCACATCGGCCTGACAGGCTGGGTCTGCGATGAGCGGCGAGGGCAGCACCTGTTGCCGCTGGCGCGAGCGATTCCGGCCGACCGACTGCTGGTAGAGACCGACGCGCCGTATCTGCTGCCGCGCAGCCTGCCGAAGCCGATGCAGAAAGCGGCAGGGCGCCGCAATGAGCCGGCCTTCCTGCCCTGGGTGATCGCTGCGCTGGCTGCCGCTCGGGACGACACCCCGGCAGCGTTGGCGGCACAGACCGCCGCCAACGCGCGCCAGTTCTTCGGCCTGGGGCAGGCCGCCTCGATCAGTCGGTAA
- a CDS encoding potassium/proton antiporter produces MTLTIDLILLAGLLLAVSILATAVTPRLGVPLLLVFLAVGMLAGEDGPGGIRFNDYQLANLAGTLALAVILFDGGMRTAYRNLRMALWPSVSLATLGVLITSGLTGAFATWLLDLHWAEGLLIGAIVGSTDAAAVFALLSARAVSLNTRVTATLETESGTNDPMAVFLTLAVLQYLVLPDSYSVTDSLRLLVQQMGLGGLMGVAGGYGLMMSLNRLRLSDSLYPLMALAGGLLVFGVTSRLGGSGFLAVYITGLWIGNHRVHALPNIRRFHDGVAWLAQIGMFVILGLLASPSALIGVAVPGLLIALVLIGVARPLAVWLSLLPFRYPLREQAYIAWVGLRGSVPIVLATYPWLADIPNSALFFNVAFFIVIVSLVIQGWTLAPMARLLDLYVPNNSARIQRVDVDLPGAVDHEIVSYRVPRHSGLSGMTIKEISLPEGTRVVCITRHNKLLPYRHWGQLQEGDSVTLLCHQDELDALDKIFESSRKPLKKADQRFFGEFGIVPAAPMSALADAYGLDALPPHAARLTVAEFIASSLPKPVVGDRLRLGEMELVVRRIEGDVILDIGLRLPH; encoded by the coding sequence ATGACCCTCACCATCGACCTCATTCTGCTCGCCGGCCTGCTGCTGGCTGTCAGCATCCTGGCGACGGCGGTGACGCCGCGACTGGGGGTCCCGTTGCTGCTGGTGTTCCTGGCGGTCGGCATGCTGGCCGGCGAGGATGGTCCCGGCGGCATCCGTTTCAACGACTATCAGCTCGCCAACCTGGCTGGCACTCTGGCGCTGGCGGTGATCTTGTTTGACGGCGGCATGCGGACCGCCTATCGCAATTTGCGCATGGCGCTGTGGCCGTCGGTGTCGCTGGCGACCCTCGGCGTGCTGATCACCAGCGGCCTGACCGGCGCCTTCGCCACCTGGTTGTTGGACCTGCATTGGGCAGAGGGCCTGCTGATCGGGGCCATCGTCGGCTCCACCGACGCTGCCGCGGTATTCGCGCTGCTCAGCGCCCGCGCGGTCTCGCTCAATACCCGTGTCACTGCCACGCTCGAAACCGAGTCGGGTACCAACGATCCGATGGCCGTGTTTCTGACCTTGGCGGTCCTCCAGTATCTGGTGCTGCCTGACAGCTATTCGGTGACCGATTCGCTGCGACTGCTGGTCCAGCAAATGGGCCTCGGCGGCCTCATGGGGGTGGCGGGGGGCTACGGGCTGATGATGTCGCTCAATCGCCTGCGCCTGAGTGATTCGCTCTACCCGCTGATGGCCCTGGCCGGCGGCCTGCTGGTCTTCGGCGTCACTTCACGCCTGGGGGGCAGCGGATTTCTGGCGGTCTATATCACCGGACTCTGGATCGGCAATCACCGGGTACATGCGCTGCCCAATATCCGCCGCTTTCACGATGGCGTCGCCTGGCTGGCGCAGATCGGCATGTTCGTCATCCTCGGGCTGCTGGCCTCGCCGAGCGCCTTGATCGGCGTCGCTGTCCCTGGCCTGCTGATCGCGCTGGTGCTGATCGGCGTGGCGCGGCCGTTGGCGGTGTGGCTGAGCCTGTTGCCGTTCCGCTATCCACTGCGGGAACAGGCCTATATCGCCTGGGTCGGGCTGCGCGGCTCAGTGCCGATCGTGCTGGCGACCTACCCCTGGCTAGCCGACATCCCCAATTCCGCGCTGTTCTTCAATGTGGCGTTCTTCATCGTCATCGTCTCGTTGGTGATCCAGGGCTGGACGCTGGCGCCGATGGCGCGGCTACTGGATCTCTACGTCCCCAACAACAGCGCTCGCATCCAGCGTGTCGACGTCGACCTGCCGGGTGCGGTCGACCACGAGATCGTCAGTTACCGGGTGCCCCGCCATTCCGGCCTGAGCGGCATGACCATCAAGGAAATCAGCTTGCCCGAGGGCACACGGGTGGTCTGTATCACCCGGCACAACAAGCTGCTGCCCTACCGTCACTGGGGACAACTGCAGGAGGGCGACAGCGTGACCCTGCTCTGCCATCAGGATGAACTCGACGCCCTCGACAAGATTTTCGAAAGCAGTCGCAAGCCGTTGAAGAAGGCTGATCAGCGTTTCTTTGGTGAGTTTGGCATCGTCCCCGCTGCGCCGATGTCAGCGCTCGCCGATGCCTATGGGCTTGACGCCCTGCCCCCCCATGCCGCCCGCCTGACGGTGGCCGAATTCATTGCCAGCAGTCTGCCAAAACCGGTCGTCGGCGACCGTCTGCGACTGGGCGAAATGGAACTGGTGGTCCGGCGGATCGAGGGCGACGTGATCCTCGATATCGGTCTGCGCCTCCCGCATTGA
- the gspF gene encoding type II secretion system inner membrane protein GspF — MAAYEYSALDARGKGRKGLIEGDTPRHARALLREQGLNPLEIHEVSEQKSTSSLPFSRRGAGISSTDLALFTRQLATLVRSGLPLDEALTAVSEQSERKHVRRVVLGVRSSVVEGNPLATALNQFPNVFPPLFRATVEAGESSGKLDHILERLADYVERRQAMNQKIMLAAFYPAILTVVAVSVVILLLTYVVPQVVDVFSSIDAELPGLTQGLIATSDFLRDNGIWLLLLGAAGATAFSWMMRRDTFRRRVHMGLLRVPLVGRLVRGTNTGRFTRTLGILFGSGVPILDAMQIGTQVVTHLPMREAIEEAAVSVREGTSLSRALHASKLFPPITLHLIASGESSGKLDEMLDRAAENQEREVETLVAALMGVFEPVLILTMGGVVLVIVLAILLPIFDLNQLVQ, encoded by the coding sequence ATGGCCGCCTATGAATACAGCGCACTGGATGCCCGCGGCAAAGGCCGCAAGGGGTTGATCGAGGGCGATACCCCGCGTCACGCCCGCGCCCTGTTGCGGGAGCAGGGCTTGAACCCGTTGGAGATTCACGAGGTTTCGGAGCAAAAGTCCACCTCATCGCTGCCATTTTCACGGCGCGGCGCCGGTATCTCCAGTACTGATCTTGCGTTGTTCACGCGACAGCTTGCGACGTTGGTGAGATCCGGTCTGCCGCTCGACGAGGCATTGACGGCCGTGTCGGAACAGAGTGAACGCAAGCATGTCCGGCGGGTCGTGCTGGGTGTCCGGTCCAGCGTGGTCGAAGGCAATCCGCTGGCCACCGCACTGAACCAGTTTCCCAACGTGTTTCCGCCCCTGTTTCGCGCCACCGTTGAAGCGGGCGAGTCCTCCGGCAAGCTCGACCATATCCTCGAGCGCCTGGCTGACTACGTTGAACGGCGCCAGGCAATGAACCAGAAGATCATGCTGGCAGCCTTCTACCCGGCCATCCTCACGGTGGTCGCGGTGTCGGTGGTGATCCTGCTGCTGACCTACGTCGTGCCACAGGTGGTCGACGTCTTCTCGAGCATCGATGCGGAATTGCCGGGACTGACCCAGGGACTCATCGCCACCTCCGACTTCCTCCGCGACAACGGCATCTGGCTGTTGCTGCTGGGCGCCGCCGGTGCCACCGCCTTCTCCTGGATGATGCGCCGCGATACCTTTCGCCGGCGAGTCCACATGGGCTTGTTGAGAGTGCCACTGGTCGGCCGCCTGGTGCGTGGCACCAATACCGGGCGGTTTACCCGCACGCTCGGCATCCTGTTCGGCAGTGGCGTCCCGATTCTGGATGCCATGCAGATCGGCACCCAGGTGGTCACACATCTGCCGATGCGGGAGGCCATTGAAGAGGCTGCGGTCAGCGTCCGCGAGGGCACCTCGCTGTCGCGGGCCCTGCACGCCAGCAAGTTGTTTCCGCCGATCACGCTGCACTTGATTGCCAGTGGCGAATCATCGGGAAAGCTCGACGAGATGCTGGATCGTGCCGCCGAGAATCAGGAGCGCGAGGTCGAAACCCTGGTGGCAGCACTGATGGGCGTCTTCGAGCCGGTGCTGATCCTCACGATGGGGGGCGTTGTCCTGGTGATCGTGCTCGCCATCCTGCTGCCCATCTTCGATCTCAACCAACTGGTGCAGTAA
- a CDS encoding alpha/beta hydrolase: MIQPVSASTASLVLPPPGQSSVAEVAGAAGPIEVALSMPAEAPRGAMLVAHPHPLFGGTMDNKVVQTLARAAVRNGYVAVRFNFRGVGGSGGVHDDGRGETDDAVQLAEQLSALLPALPLVLAGFSFGGFVLLRAAARLPTADVLTVAPPLSKYVRLPPPPRPSGRWWVIHGTADEVVSFAETRAKLLDYTPAPKLIEVPDVGHFFHGQLARIHQVVDAFLAD, encoded by the coding sequence ATGATTCAACCGGTTTCCGCAAGCACGGCATCGCTCGTGCTGCCACCGCCCGGGCAGTCGTCCGTCGCTGAGGTCGCAGGCGCGGCGGGGCCGATCGAAGTCGCTCTGTCGATGCCGGCCGAAGCACCGCGCGGCGCCATGTTGGTGGCTCATCCGCACCCTTTGTTTGGCGGCACCATGGACAACAAGGTCGTGCAGACGCTGGCGCGCGCGGCGGTGCGCAACGGATATGTTGCCGTGCGCTTCAACTTCCGTGGCGTCGGTGGCAGTGGCGGCGTTCATGACGACGGACGCGGTGAAACGGATGATGCGGTGCAGCTGGCGGAGCAGCTTTCGGCCCTGCTGCCGGCGTTGCCGCTGGTGCTGGCCGGTTTCTCGTTCGGCGGCTTCGTGCTGCTCAGGGCGGCCGCGCGGTTGCCGACGGCCGACGTGCTGACGGTGGCACCGCCGCTGAGCAAGTACGTTCGCCTGCCACCGCCGCCGCGTCCCAGCGGACGTTGGTGGGTTATCCACGGCACGGCAGATGAGGTGGTGTCATTCGCGGAAACCCGAGCGAAGTTGCTCGACTACACCCCGGCGCCGAAGCTCATCGAGGTTCCCGATGTCGGGCATTTTTTTCATGGTCAGCTCGCCCGTATCCATCAGGTCGTCGACGCGTTTCTGGCGGACTGA